In Anaerolineae bacterium, a genomic segment contains:
- a CDS encoding FAD-dependent oxidoreductase, translating to MTNNGREKNKTVVGAVMVVGGGIAGMQASLDLAEAGYRVNLVENKSAIGGHMAQLDKTFPTNDCSICTISPKLVEVGGHRNIKLMTNTEVLDIKGQAGDFTVTVRHNPRYIDPVKCTGCGDCAKVCPIILPDHFNEGLSERRAAYKLYPQAMPNAYAIEKRGVAPCRNACPAGQRAQGYIALINAGRYADAMRVIKEDNPFPGICGRICNHRCEDACNRGQVEEPLNIRALKRFVTDWVYEQPRVLPDPVEQKYAERVAVIGAGPCGLTAAQDLRRLGYGVTVFESLPVAGGMLRVGVPEFRLPAEIVEREVRDIVDLGVDLRLNTRVDNLDDIFAEGFQAVLVAVGAHKGVKLSIKGRDLAGVLVNMDFLRNVRLGAPPNFSGKRVMVLGGGNVALDVARTSVRLGAAEVRLACLEEKEKMPAHAWEVEDAEAEGVIIQPARSFKQILDNGRGEVGGLECLRVNFMEFDEEGRLTLETEPGSEHVIPCDIVIFSVGQRAELAFIPKRAGVEVTKRSTVAVDPHTLAAGRPGVFAAGDAVTGTTFVIEAVAGGHNVAQSIHRYLRGQKLEPPAKPDLPVVEMSRAEIQERLHQGEIKIEPRVAMPVAPVAERRQNFEEVEQGYTEEQARAEAARCLACGICSECLSCSYECKAGAINHDEPPRIEQVQVGAVVLAPGYQIYQAELSEEYGLGRYPNVVTALQFERLLSASGPTHGHVTRPSDGKPARKIAFLQCVGSRDQSHDYCSAVCCMYAAKEAVMAREHDPEAEVTIFFMDMRAYSKGYEAYYRRAEERYGIRYVRCRISAAKEDPQTGNLLVRYLAAAEGNGHERGPEQVVEESFDMAVLSVGMEISPQVRALGRKLGIQLDDYGFCHTTQFNPLETSRRGVYAVGPFREPKDIPESVMEASGAAALAGGLLAPARGTLISPAEYPPERDVGREEPRIGVFVCHCGSNIGGFLDVPGVAAYAQTLPHVVHAEDNLYTCSQDSIKRITEKTIEFKLNRVVVASCTPLTHEPLFQDSIRQAGLNPYLFDMANIRNQCSWVHGDDFAGATLKAKELVRMTVARAAELKPLHRLEVPVTKRALVIGGGLAGMQAALALAQQEVAVDLVEREAALGGNLRHVRFLPELSGSKDQTRLQWRDAQAYLQDLIAQVNAAPGITVRLQTQHLKTDGYKGNFTSTLRAPEGEVTVQHGATIVAVGAQEYRGPDYGYGSNPHILTQQEFEAQLAGEDLAGGDLADVNSVVMIQCVGPAEQHCSRTCCTIALKNALKLKELNPAAQVTILYRDVRTYGFKERLYTEARRAGVLFVRYEAARKPQVNQPAAGPLEVQVWEPMLGREMVLRPDRLVLSMPMVPAQGVKTLANRLKVGVDLDGWLMEAHVKLRPVDFSTEGFYMAGAAHYPKLLDETITQAQAAAARAATILSRDSLEVGGIVAQVRTDDCVGCLTCVRTCPFGVPQIKFDLTGVGNIAGAAFIEPAICQGCGTCAAACPAKAIDLRHYTDAQVLPKVDALFAPACLIKESVQ from the coding sequence ATGACCAATAACGGCCGCGAAAAAAACAAAACCGTGGTTGGCGCGGTGATGGTGGTGGGAGGGGGCATTGCCGGTATGCAGGCCTCGCTGGATTTGGCCGAGGCCGGCTACCGGGTTAACCTGGTAGAAAACAAAAGCGCCATTGGCGGGCACATGGCCCAACTGGATAAAACCTTTCCCACCAACGATTGTTCCATATGTACCATCTCGCCCAAGTTGGTTGAGGTGGGCGGCCATCGCAACATCAAGCTGATGACCAATACCGAGGTGTTGGATATTAAAGGGCAGGCCGGAGATTTTACGGTCACGGTCCGCCACAATCCCCGTTACATTGATCCCGTCAAGTGCACCGGTTGCGGCGATTGCGCCAAGGTATGCCCCATTATCCTGCCCGACCATTTTAATGAAGGACTCTCCGAGCGGCGGGCCGCCTATAAACTTTATCCGCAGGCCATGCCCAATGCCTATGCCATTGAAAAGCGGGGCGTTGCGCCCTGCCGTAACGCCTGCCCCGCCGGCCAGCGCGCCCAGGGTTACATTGCCCTGATCAACGCGGGGCGTTACGCCGACGCCATGCGGGTCATTAAAGAAGATAATCCCTTTCCCGGCATTTGCGGCCGCATTTGTAACCACCGTTGTGAGGATGCTTGCAACCGGGGCCAAGTGGAAGAACCGCTCAACATCCGCGCCCTCAAACGGTTTGTGACCGATTGGGTTTACGAGCAGCCCCGGGTGTTGCCCGATCCGGTTGAACAAAAATATGCGGAACGGGTGGCCGTGATTGGGGCCGGGCCTTGCGGCCTGACCGCCGCCCAGGACCTGCGCCGGCTGGGGTACGGGGTTACTGTGTTTGAGTCGTTGCCGGTGGCCGGGGGCATGCTGCGGGTGGGCGTGCCGGAATTTCGCCTGCCCGCTGAAATTGTGGAGCGCGAAGTGCGGGACATTGTTGACCTGGGCGTGGATTTGCGCCTAAATACCCGCGTGGATAATTTGGACGACATTTTTGCCGAAGGTTTTCAGGCCGTGCTGGTGGCCGTGGGCGCGCATAAAGGGGTAAAACTGTCCATCAAAGGGCGCGACCTGGCCGGGGTGCTGGTCAATATGGACTTTTTGCGCAACGTGCGGCTGGGCGCCCCGCCTAATTTCTCCGGCAAACGGGTGATGGTGCTGGGCGGCGGCAACGTGGCCCTTGACGTGGCCCGCACGTCGGTGCGGTTGGGCGCGGCTGAAGTGCGCCTGGCCTGTTTGGAAGAAAAAGAAAAAATGCCGGCCCATGCCTGGGAAGTTGAAGACGCCGAGGCCGAAGGCGTTATCATTCAACCGGCCCGCTCTTTTAAACAAATTCTGGACAACGGCCGGGGAGAGGTAGGCGGCCTGGAATGTTTGCGCGTTAACTTTATGGAATTTGATGAAGAAGGTCGCCTGACCCTGGAAACAGAACCCGGCTCCGAACATGTCATTCCTTGCGACATTGTTATTTTTTCCGTGGGCCAGCGGGCGGAACTGGCCTTTATCCCGAAACGGGCCGGGGTGGAAGTTACCAAACGCTCCACCGTGGCTGTTGATCCCCACACCCTGGCTGCCGGCCGGCCCGGCGTGTTTGCCGCCGGCGACGCCGTGACGGGCACCACGTTTGTTATTGAGGCGGTGGCCGGCGGCCATAATGTGGCGCAGTCCATTCACCGCTATTTGCGCGGCCAAAAATTGGAACCGCCGGCTAAACCGGACCTGCCGGTGGTGGAAATGTCCCGGGCCGAAATTCAAGAACGCCTCCACCAGGGCGAAATCAAAATTGAACCGCGAGTGGCCATGCCCGTGGCGCCGGTGGCAGAACGCCGCCAAAACTTTGAAGAGGTAGAACAGGGCTACACCGAAGAACAGGCCCGCGCCGAAGCGGCCCGCTGCCTGGCCTGCGGCATCTGCTCCGAGTGCCTGAGCTGCTCGTATGAGTGCAAGGCCGGGGCCATTAACCACGATGAACCACCCCGGATTGAGCAAGTTCAAGTTGGCGCGGTAGTTTTAGCGCCCGGCTACCAGATTTATCAGGCCGAATTGTCCGAGGAGTATGGTTTGGGTCGCTACCCCAATGTGGTCACGGCGCTCCAATTTGAACGGCTGTTGAGCGCGTCCGGGCCAACTCACGGTCACGTGACCCGCCCCTCCGACGGCAAACCGGCCCGCAAAATTGCTTTTCTGCAATGCGTTGGCTCGCGGGACCAATCGCACGATTATTGCAGCGCGGTGTGTTGTATGTACGCGGCCAAAGAAGCGGTAATGGCCCGCGAGCACGACCCCGAGGCAGAGGTGACCATCTTTTTTATGGACATGCGGGCCTATAGCAAGGGTTACGAGGCTTACTATCGCCGGGCCGAAGAGCGGTACGGCATTCGTTATGTGCGCTGCCGCATCTCGGCCGCCAAAGAAGACCCGCAGACCGGCAACCTGCTGGTGCGCTACCTGGCCGCCGCCGAGGGCAACGGCCACGAGCGCGGCCCGGAACAGGTGGTTGAAGAATCTTTTGATATGGCGGTTTTGTCGGTGGGCATGGAAATCTCGCCGCAGGTGCGGGCGTTAGGCCGGAAACTGGGCATCCAACTGGACGACTACGGCTTCTGCCACACCACTCAGTTTAATCCCCTGGAAACCAGCCGGCGCGGCGTTTACGCCGTTGGCCCCTTCCGCGAGCCAAAGGACATTCCGGAATCGGTGATGGAGGCCAGCGGGGCCGCGGCCCTGGCCGGGGGGCTGCTGGCGCCGGCGCGGGGCACGCTCATTTCCCCGGCTGAATATCCGCCCGAACGAGATGTGGGCCGGGAAGAGCCGCGCATTGGCGTGTTTGTGTGTCACTGCGGTTCTAACATTGGCGGTTTTTTGGATGTGCCGGGCGTGGCCGCGTATGCCCAAACTCTGCCCCACGTGGTTCACGCCGAAGACAATCTTTACACCTGCTCTCAGGATTCCATCAAACGCATCACCGAAAAAACTATAGAATTCAAGCTGAATCGGGTGGTGGTGGCCTCCTGCACTCCCCTCACCCACGAGCCGCTTTTTCAAGACAGTATTCGCCAGGCCGGGTTGAACCCCTACCTGTTTGACATGGCCAACATTCGCAACCAGTGCTCCTGGGTTCACGGGGATGATTTTGCCGGAGCCACCTTAAAGGCCAAAGAGTTGGTGCGCATGACGGTGGCCCGCGCCGCCGAGCTAAAACCGTTGCATCGCCTTGAGGTGCCGGTCACCAAACGGGCGCTGGTTATTGGGGGCGGGCTGGCCGGGATGCAGGCCGCGCTGGCCCTGGCCCAACAGGAAGTAGCCGTGGACCTGGTTGAGCGAGAAGCGGCCCTGGGCGGTAATTTGCGCCACGTCCGCTTTTTGCCGGAGTTGTCGGGTTCAAAAGACCAAACCCGGCTCCAATGGCGCGACGCCCAAGCTTATCTGCAAGACCTGATCGCGCAGGTCAACGCCGCGCCGGGCATTACGGTCAGGCTGCAAACCCAACATCTTAAAACCGACGGTTACAAGGGTAACTTCACTTCCACGTTGCGTGCGCCGGAGGGAGAAGTAACCGTTCAGCACGGCGCAACCATTGTGGCGGTGGGGGCGCAAGAGTATCGGGGGCCGGATTACGGCTACGGCAGTAACCCGCACATTCTTACCCAGCAGGAATTTGAGGCGCAATTGGCCGGCGAAGATTTGGCGGGCGGGGATTTAGCCGACGTGAACTCGGTGGTGATGATCCAGTGCGTGGGTCCCGCCGAGCAGCATTGCAGCCGCACCTGCTGTACCATCGCTTTGAAAAACGCCCTCAAGTTGAAGGAACTCAATCCCGCGGCCCAGGTTACAATTCTTTACCGCGACGTGCGCACCTATGGTTTTAAGGAGCGACTTTATACCGAAGCGCGCCGGGCCGGGGTTCTTTTTGTGCGGTATGAGGCGGCGCGCAAACCGCAAGTCAACCAGCCCGCCGCCGGGCCATTAGAGGTGCAAGTTTGGGAACCCATGTTAGGCCGGGAGATGGTGTTGCGGCCCGACCGTTTGGTATTGAGCATGCCGATGGTGCCGGCGCAGGGGGTCAAAACATTGGCCAACCGGCTCAAAGTGGGCGTTGACCTGGACGGCTGGCTGATGGAGGCCCACGTTAAACTGCGCCCGGTTGATTTTTCCACCGAAGGCTTTTACATGGCCGGGGCCGCCCACTATCCCAAATTGTTAGACGAAACCATTACCCAAGCTCAAGCCGCCGCCGCCCGCGCGGCCACCATCTTGAGCCGGGATTCGCTGGAGGTGGGGGGGATCGTGGCCCAGGTGAGAACGGACGATTGTGTGGGCTGTCTCACCTGCGTTCGCACCTGCCCCTTTGGCGTGCCCCAAATTAAATTTGACCTCACCGGCGTGGGCAACATTGCCGGGGCGGCTTTTATTGAACCGGCCATTTGCCAGGGCTGCGGCACGTGCGCCGCGGCCTGCCCGGCCAAAGCCATTGATCTAAGGCACTACACCGACGCCCAGGTATTACCCAAAGTTGACGCCTTGTTTGCGCCGGCGTGTCTGATAAAGGAGTCTGTTCAATGA
- a CDS encoding hydrogenase iron-sulfur subunit encodes MTTENNFEPTILAFCCRHCAYAAADLAGGLRLKYPASIKIIELPCTGKFDVLYALRAFEDGADGLLVAGULEGDCHYLEGNLNAKKRVAYVSKLLAEIGLEGERVQMTNLSAAMGAQFAQAATDMAQKISRLGPNPLRAGGGKK; translated from the coding sequence ATGACCACCGAAAACAATTTTGAGCCTACCATTTTGGCCTTTTGCTGCCGTCACTGCGCCTATGCCGCGGCCGATTTGGCCGGCGGCCTGCGCCTCAAGTATCCGGCCTCGATCAAGATCATCGAGTTGCCCTGCACGGGTAAGTTTGACGTGTTGTACGCCCTGCGCGCTTTTGAAGACGGCGCCGACGGCCTGCTGGTGGCCGGTTGACTGGAAGGCGACTGTCATTACCTGGAAGGTAATCTTAACGCCAAAAAAAGAGTGGCCTACGTCAGCAAACTGCTGGCCGAAATTGGCCTGGAGGGCGAACGCGTTCAAATGACCAACCTGTCGGCGGCAATGGGGGCGCAGTTTGCCCAGGCCGCCACCGACATGGCCCAAAAAATCAGCCGGTTGGGGCCTAATCCCCTGCGGGCCGGCGGAGGTAAAAAATGA
- a CDS encoding methylenetetrahydrofolate reductase C-terminal domain-containing protein: MIIAEQKPLVKIKEMLAGQQKVLVLGCGTCVTVCFAGGSKEVGILASSLRMAAKLEGQPKIVDEMTVQRQCEWEYIDPLLEKLDDYDAVLSLGCGVGVQALAERFPDKPILPGLNTSFMGLPTEQGVWEERCQACGDCILDLTGGICPIARCAKQLLNGPCGGSQNGRCEIDPAVPCAWHLIWERAEKLGLRDRLLAVQPPKTWTTSRDGGPRRIIRDDLRLPEEYRE, translated from the coding sequence ATGATCATTGCCGAACAAAAACCCCTGGTCAAGATAAAAGAAATGCTGGCCGGCCAACAAAAAGTGCTGGTGCTTGGCTGCGGCACCTGCGTGACGGTATGTTTTGCCGGCGGCAGCAAAGAAGTGGGCATCCTGGCGTCCAGCCTGCGCATGGCGGCCAAACTGGAGGGCCAACCCAAAATAGTGGATGAAATGACCGTCCAGCGCCAATGCGAGTGGGAATATATTGACCCGCTGCTGGAAAAACTGGACGATTACGACGCCGTTCTCTCGTTGGGCTGTGGGGTGGGGGTGCAGGCCCTGGCCGAGCGATTTCCCGATAAACCAATTTTGCCTGGACTGAACACCTCGTTTATGGGCCTGCCCACCGAACAGGGCGTTTGGGAAGAACGCTGCCAGGCTTGCGGCGATTGCATTTTGGATTTGACCGGGGGGATTTGCCCCATTGCCCGCTGCGCCAAACAATTGCTCAACGGGCCGTGCGGCGGTTCGCAAAACGGCCGGTGTGAAATTGACCCGGCAGTGCCCTGCGCCTGGCACCTCATCTGGGAGCGGGCCGAAAAACTGGGTTTACGGGACAGGCTGCTGGCCGTGCAGCCGCCCAAAACTTGGACCACCAGCCGCGACGGCGGCCCGCGCCGCATTATCCGCGACGATCTACGTTTGCCCGAAGAATACCGGGAATGA
- a CDS encoding methylenetetrahydrofolate reductase: MTDISANGYKSGSNLERVIRAGHFVVTGELGPPQGWCREEIERKAALLKGVVDAVNLTDNQTAIVRMSSIAAGRILVELGLEPVVQMTCRDRNRLGIQSDLLGAAALGMRNLLCLSGDHQSFGNHPTAKNVHDVDSIQLVQMAANMRDQAVFQCGDEIEGGGLPVFVGAAANPFGDPFELRPYRLAKKVAAGADFIQTQLIYDIPRFKEYMRRVVDLGLHKKTAILAGVGPLKSSGMAKYMRDKVPGMIVANYYVDEMSKAIEGIAKEEKAARTQAWRKRGIELCIEQIQQIREIEGVAGIHIMAIEWEEAVKPIVEGAGLLPRPTFNQS, translated from the coding sequence ATGACCGACATTTCAGCGAACGGCTATAAATCCGGCAGTAACCTGGAGCGCGTTATCCGGGCCGGCCATTTTGTGGTTACCGGAGAGCTTGGCCCGCCGCAAGGCTGGTGCCGCGAAGAAATTGAGCGCAAGGCGGCCTTGCTCAAAGGCGTGGTGGATGCCGTCAACCTGACCGACAACCAGACGGCCATTGTGCGGATGTCGAGCATTGCCGCCGGGCGAATTTTGGTTGAGCTGGGTTTGGAGCCGGTGGTCCAGATGACGTGCCGCGACCGCAACCGGCTGGGCATCCAGAGCGACCTGCTGGGCGCGGCGGCGTTGGGCATGCGTAACTTGCTCTGCCTTTCGGGCGACCACCAGAGTTTTGGCAACCATCCCACCGCCAAAAATGTCCACGATGTGGACAGCATTCAGTTGGTGCAGATGGCGGCCAATATGCGTGATCAGGCCGTATTCCAGTGCGGCGACGAAATTGAAGGCGGCGGCCTGCCCGTTTTTGTGGGCGCGGCGGCCAACCCTTTTGGCGACCCCTTTGAGCTGCGGCCCTATCGCCTGGCCAAAAAAGTGGCGGCCGGGGCCGATTTTATCCAAACCCAGCTTATTTACGATATTCCCCGTTTTAAAGAATACATGCGGCGGGTGGTTGACCTGGGCCTGCACAAAAAAACGGCCATCCTGGCCGGGGTAGGGCCGTTAAAGAGCAGCGGCATGGCCAAATACATGCGCGACAAAGTGCCCGGCATGATCGTTGCCAACTATTACGTGGACGAGATGAGCAAAGCCATTGAGGGTATTGCCAAAGAAGAAAAAGCCGCCCGCACGCAAGCCTGGCGAAAACGAGGCATTGAACTGTGCATTGAGCAGATCCAACAAATCCGCGAGATTGAGGGCGTGGCGGGTATTCACATTATGGCTATTGAGTGGGAAGAGGCTGTTAAACCAATTGTTGAGGGAGCCGGATTATTGCCCCGGCCCACCTTTAATCAGAGTTAA
- a CDS encoding 4Fe-4S dicluster domain-containing protein, with protein MTLAQPTTQTLAQKIEHEVGSNVFLCYQCVKCSSGCPLAKHMDLLPNQVMRAVQLDDESVLESKTIWLCAACQTCTTRCPQELDIAGVMDALRIEAKKQGLPPALPDVDKFNTLFLGDIGLLGRLYEVGLMGGLNLWTGQLFKNMDMGLEMMKRRKLKLLPSLTRPPKQVEPVDPTGGKVAYYPGCSLHSSAPEYGRTVQAVAGVLDLDLVEPPGWTCCGSTPAHSTDQTLATVLPMRTLTTVEQMGLDTVTAPCSSCFARLKTAAHTVAHNETMARAVEDQLGYAYQGTVTVQHLLDTLVDRVGLAKIESKVRQPLKGLKVACYYGCLVTRPSKITAAEHPEYPLKMDQLMQALGAEPVDWSYKTDCCGGALGLTQTPLALELTRKILQNARDCGAEVIAAVCPLCHVNLDARQRQIGFEPPLPVLYGTQLMALAFGLGQKQAALNKNLVDPKPALSDYIR; from the coding sequence ATGACCCTGGCCCAACCAACAACCCAAACCCTGGCCCAAAAAATTGAACACGAGGTTGGCTCAAACGTATTTTTATGTTACCAATGCGTCAAGTGCAGTAGCGGCTGCCCCCTGGCCAAACACATGGACTTGCTGCCCAACCAGGTGATGCGGGCCGTGCAACTGGACGACGAAAGCGTTTTGGAAAGCAAAACCATTTGGCTCTGCGCGGCTTGCCAAACCTGCACCACCCGCTGCCCGCAAGAACTGGACATTGCCGGGGTGATGGACGCCTTACGCATTGAGGCCAAAAAGCAGGGCTTGCCGCCCGCCCTGCCCGACGTAGATAAATTCAACACCCTTTTCTTGGGCGACATCGGCCTGTTGGGGCGATTGTACGAAGTGGGGTTGATGGGGGGCTTAAATTTGTGGACAGGCCAATTGTTCAAAAATATGGATATGGGCCTGGAAATGATGAAGCGGCGCAAACTCAAGCTCCTGCCCAGTCTGACCCGCCCCCCCAAACAAGTGGAGCCGGTTGACCCAACCGGCGGCAAAGTGGCCTATTATCCCGGCTGTTCGCTCCACTCCTCCGCGCCCGAATACGGCCGCACCGTGCAGGCTGTGGCCGGTGTGCTTGATTTGGACCTGGTGGAGCCGCCCGGCTGGACGTGTTGCGGCTCCACGCCCGCCCACTCTACGGATCAGACCCTGGCTACGGTGCTGCCCATGCGCACCCTGACCACAGTGGAACAGATGGGGCTGGACACCGTGACCGCTCCGTGCAGTTCGTGTTTTGCCCGGCTCAAAACAGCCGCGCACACCGTCGCTCACAATGAAACAATGGCCCGGGCCGTTGAGGATCAGCTTGGGTATGCCTATCAGGGTACGGTAACGGTGCAGCATTTGCTCGATACCCTGGTTGACCGGGTGGGCCTGGCTAAAATTGAGTCAAAGGTGCGGCAACCCTTAAAGGGGCTTAAAGTGGCCTGTTATTATGGCTGCCTGGTTACCCGGCCCAGCAAAATCACCGCCGCCGAACACCCGGAATATCCCCTAAAAATGGATCAACTGATGCAGGCCCTGGGCGCCGAGCCGGTAGATTGGTCGTACAAAACCGATTGCTGCGGCGGCGCGCTCGGCCTGACCCAAACCCCCCTGGCCCTGGAATTGACCCGGAAAATCTTGCAAAACGCCCGCGATTGTGGGGCCGAGGTGATTGCGGCCGTTTGCCCGTTGTGCCACGTCAACCTCGACGCCCGCCAGCGCCAGATTGGGTTTGAGCCGCCCCTGCCGGTGCTGTACGGCACGCAACTGATGGCCCTGGCCTTTGGCCTGGGCCAGAAACAGGCGGCCTTAAATAAAAATTTGGTAGACCCTAAACCGGCGTTATCGGATTATATTCGGTAG
- a CDS encoding coenzyme F420-0:L-glutamate ligase, with translation MEIRPIQTPVIQKDQNLVAVFLDTFQEPLAEGDLVCVTSKVVSLEQGRVVRLADVRPSARARRMEKLKYSKDFAAQPELAELILQEAERVFEDGFVYLTLKDHVFIANAGIDLSNAPAGYAILWPSRSWAWAENFRQSLKKRYQIERLGVIVTDSHLTPLRRGVTGLAVAYSGFEGIQSEIGRPDLFGRPLEITEKAVADDLASAAVLVMGEAGESTPFALIRAAPVVFTDRSIDPQETFINPKMDLYAGIYQDSFKALLDIPMKPFPAIGPQGQETEA, from the coding sequence ATGGAAATCAGACCCATTCAAACGCCCGTTATTCAAAAAGATCAAAACCTGGTGGCTGTTTTTCTGGACACTTTTCAGGAACCGTTGGCAGAAGGCGACCTTGTTTGTGTCACCTCAAAAGTGGTTTCCCTGGAACAGGGCAGAGTGGTCAGGTTGGCGGACGTCCGGCCTTCGGCCAGGGCGCGCCGGATGGAAAAGCTGAAATACTCCAAAGATTTTGCGGCCCAACCAGAACTGGCCGAATTGATCTTACAAGAAGCGGAACGTGTGTTTGAAGACGGGTTTGTTTACCTGACCCTCAAAGACCATGTTTTCATTGCCAATGCCGGCATTGACCTGTCCAACGCGCCCGCCGGCTATGCCATTCTCTGGCCAAGCCGGTCCTGGGCGTGGGCCGAAAATTTTAGACAAAGCCTAAAAAAGCGTTATCAAATTGAGCGCTTGGGCGTGATTGTAACCGACTCTCACCTCACGCCCCTGCGCCGGGGCGTCACCGGCCTGGCCGTAGCCTACAGCGGCTTTGAGGGGATCCAAAGTGAAATAGGCCGGCCCGACCTGTTTGGCCGGCCTTTGGAAATTACCGAAAAGGCCGTGGCCGACGACCTGGCGTCGGCGGCGGTATTGGTGATGGGCGAGGCCGGGGAAAGCACTCCCTTTGCCCTGATCCGGGCCGCGCCGGTCGTCTTTACCGATCGCTCCATAGACCCCCAGGAAACGTTCATTAATCCCAAAATGGATTTGTACGCCGGAATTTATCAGGACAGTTTTAAAGCCCTGCTTGATATTCCAATGAAGCCCTTTCCGGCAATCGGTCCTCAAGGGCAAGAGACCGAGGCTTGA
- a CDS encoding formate--tetrahydrofolate ligase, translated as MFKVRHPVPSDIEIAQEAVLKPIKEVAEAVGLGEDDLDYYGKYKAKVHLDVLEKFKDHAQGKYIDVTAITPTPLGEGKTTTTVGLSQALGAHLNKNVFTCIRQPSQGPTFGIKGGAAGGGYSQIVPMEDFNLHLTGDIHAVTAANNLLAAAIDARMLHERNYGERFTKVTGLDPLNLNPYTITWNRVLDVNDRELRKVVAGLGDKGDGVPRETGFDISVASEVMAILALTTGLGDMRERLGRIVIGQTWAGEPVTAEQLGAAGAMTVLMKEAVMPNLMQTLEGTPAFVHAGPFANIAHGNSSIIADQIALKLADYVVTESGFGADIGMEKFFNIKCRYSGLIPNAVVLVATIRALKMHGGGPRVVAGRDLDKAYTEENLALLEKGCANLVKNIQIAGLFGIPVVVAINRFKYDTEAEVALVKRMAEEGGAYAAAASSHWAEGGAGSVELAEAVMDACEQPCNFDFLYPLDMSIKEKIETIATKVYGADGVDYSSAANQQIAAYEKAGFGNLPVCMAKTHLSISHDPALKGVPTGFGLPIREVRASVGAGFIYPLCGEMRTMPGLPSKPVFMQVDLDDEGKVVGLF; from the coding sequence ATGTTTAAGGTTCGCCACCCTGTACCCAGTGATATTGAAATTGCCCAAGAGGCGGTTCTCAAACCCATTAAAGAAGTGGCCGAGGCGGTAGGTTTGGGTGAGGACGATCTGGACTATTACGGCAAGTATAAGGCCAAAGTTCACCTGGACGTTCTGGAAAAATTCAAGGATCACGCGCAAGGAAAATACATTGACGTGACGGCAATCACGCCTACCCCCCTGGGAGAAGGTAAAACAACCACCACCGTTGGTTTAAGCCAGGCGTTGGGCGCTCATTTGAACAAAAACGTGTTCACCTGCATTCGCCAGCCCTCGCAGGGGCCAACCTTTGGCATTAAAGGCGGCGCCGCCGGCGGCGGTTACAGCCAGATAGTGCCCATGGAGGATTTTAACCTCCATCTGACCGGGGACATTCACGCGGTCACTGCCGCCAACAACCTGCTGGCGGCGGCCATTGACGCGCGGATGCTGCACGAGCGCAACTATGGCGAGCGCTTCACCAAAGTTACCGGGTTGGACCCGTTGAACCTTAATCCCTATACCATCACCTGGAATCGCGTGCTGGATGTAAATGACCGCGAATTGCGTAAAGTGGTGGCCGGCCTGGGGGATAAGGGCGACGGCGTTCCGCGCGAAACAGGGTTTGACATTTCTGTGGCCAGCGAGGTAATGGCCATCCTGGCCTTGACCACCGGGCTTGGTGATATGCGCGAGCGGTTGGGCCGCATTGTTATTGGCCAAACTTGGGCCGGAGAGCCGGTTACGGCCGAACAGTTAGGCGCGGCCGGGGCGATGACGGTGTTAATGAAAGAGGCCGTTATGCCCAACCTGATGCAAACCCTGGAAGGCACCCCGGCCTTTGTGCACGCCGGGCCTTTTGCCAACATTGCCCACGGCAACAGCAGCATTATTGCGGACCAGATTGCGCTGAAATTGGCCGACTACGTGGTCACCGAATCGGGCTTTGGCGCGGATATTGGCATGGAAAAATTCTTTAACATTAAGTGTCGTTATTCGGGCCTTATCCCCAACGCGGTGGTGCTGGTAGCCACCATTCGCGCTCTAAAAATGCACGGCGGCGGTCCCAGGGTGGTTGCCGGCCGTGACCTGGATAAAGCCTACACCGAGGAAAACCTGGCTTTGTTGGAGAAAGGCTGCGCCAACCTGGTCAAAAACATTCAAATTGCCGGGCTGTTTGGCATTCCGGTGGTGGTGGCGATCAATCGCTTCAAATACGATACCGAGGCTGAGGTGGCCCTGGTTAAACGGATGGCCGAAGAAGGGGGCGCTTATGCCGCGGCGGCGTCTAGCCACTGGGCCGAAGGGGGCGCCGGTTCGGTGGAACTGGCCGAGGCGGTGATGGACGCCTGCGAGCAGCCCTGCAATTTTGATTTTCTCTATCCGCTCGATATGTCCATCAAGGAGAAAATTGAAACCATTGCTACCAAAGTTTACGGCGCAGACGGGGTGGATTATTCTTCGGCGGCTAACCAACAAATTGCCGCCTACGAAAAAGCGGGCTTTGGCAATTTGCCCGTGTGTATGGCCAAAACTCACCTGAGCATCAGCCACGACCCCGCCTTAAAAGGCGTGCCTACAGGCTTTGGGCTGCCCATCCGCGAGGTACGGGCCAGCGTAGGGGCCGGTTTTATCTACCCCCTGTGCGGCGAGATGCGCACCATGCCAGGGCTGCCCTCCAAGCCGGTTTTTATGCAAGTAGACCTAGATGACGAGGGTAAAGTGGTTGGCCTTTTTTAA